CCAAAATCCTAGCCTTCGTCGCCGACTCCTTCCTCTGGTTGGAGTTGGCCGGCTTTCCCTTGCTGCTCCCCTCTTTTCTTCTCCTCTCTAGCCCGTTACCCATGCCCTCAAGTCTTCCTCCTTCCCCCTCCGCCCTTTTCCCTTTTGCTGCAACCCAACCCACTACACACACCCACAAGTCATCCCACTTCCCCTGTCACGCTTTCCCTCCTCTGTTCTTTTTTTGTGgtgctttatttttttttctccttttggcTTTCTTTGAGGTTTGTCTCAATTTCCTGAGCTTGTCTCAGACTTGAAATTGTAAGCCACCTCTCTTGCTCCGATGCTTCATTCCGTCGTGAGTCCATAACTAACAACCACTGCTTCTCGGCCCCGGGTGCTTCTCCTCGGAGATGTGCTTGGGTTTTGGGTGGTTGTTAAAGTGTTTTTTGCACTATTTGGTAGGATTATGAGACTCACTGCGCTGGTGGCTCGCTCACCCCCATTTTCCGTTGATCCAGTTGCTGCTTTTGGTTCGatttttggtggtggtggttttcTGATTGAGGTGCGTCAAATTTGGTGGTGGATGCTAGTTTCCTCTTTATGTTTAGGGTTTCTTCTGTTTTTCAACTATGCTTTTTGGGCTTTGTATTGTATTGACTTTTTCCTGCTAGGTTTGTATTTTGGTTGTGGGATGCCTTTTGGGCTCTCTTTTCCTTGTactaatatttttgtttaatggAAAAATAACTtagtttgtccaaaaaaaaataacaggTTTCCCTTTTTACAAATTAATTCCCAATTTAAATCCTTCAAGGCCTTTTATCAAAGGGTGTGCAAATAGttatcttgtttttttttattaattaaaaatacaagAGAGTGGCTGATCGTTTTGCTTAAGAGAGACTGGTTCGGTCATAAAGATCCGGTTGTTAACGTCGACCGTTCAGATTGATCTTAACAGTTAAGAAATAATTGTGCACATAAAACTTGTGTACTAGAGAAGCTCCCATGCACCGGTTGCGTTCATACTAGGGATGACAATTCTAAAGGTTAAACTCGATAATCATGAATAACCGACCGAATAAAACGGATTTGAATATGGAAGTTTGGGTATATTTTGGATATGGGAAAAAATCGTTTATATTATTCGGTTATAGTTTTGTATATGGTTATAGGAGACTTCAAACCGTGTTCATAACcgaataataaataatataatagtataatatatatatatagtggtgTAAACCACCACAGAGAGGGACACAAAGAGggagggaggaagaagaggCGAAATGGTGGCGTAATTCAattccactctctctctcgctgTCTCTGGTTTTTGGATAGGGTGGATCTCTTCGACACCTACCTCAATGCACCAAACAAAACTTTGGTAATTTTattaactttagttttaattttctttcagattttatgtttttttcaaatttatttttattttttatattagttAAAATCTACATAGGTATCCAagtcatttaatgaataaataagaacccTTAGATGTTATAAAATCTGAAGGCTACAAAGAAGTTTAGGaatatttgtaaaaatatttgtctctTGATCCtatcattcatatatatatatatatatatatatatatatatatatatatatatatatatatctattatTCACCGAATACATTACCTTCAGAATACAAAAGTTACATTTTAAGGGAAagtaaacttttgaatcaaaatcaaTGCGAACTCAATAGTGCTTATAGGAGATATCAAAAGCAAGCCAATATCATcagtgttttattttttatactcAACAAGATCCATTAATTGAATCATTTTATATATCAAATGTTTAATGACGAAATTAATATCTATTAACTTGTATTGTCTCAATTGGACGAATATGTTTTTTTTGGTATTGAGGAGGAAGGATATAACCGTTAACAGATGGAGAATCCGTTACCCAGTGGGTACGGTTATGGATAATACCTGATGGTTATTTTGCGGTTATAGATATGGTTAATTTTCGCGGTTACGAAGATAGATATAGCATTTCCGTCCTCAAACCGAACCGTTGTCATCCCTAGATCATACTAACTCACATGCACCAAATTCTATCAGAACTCTTAAGTTAAACGAGTTTAGGTGAGAGTAGTACTAGAATGGGTGAAGTCATCGTGTTGCATCCTCCCACCTATTTGTTTTTCctaaaaaagcaaaaacaaaagagaagcaCCCGGCTTTTTTCAGCCTACATAAGTTGGGCCAAAAGAGGTTAAGCCTAACTTGATTTTGAACAATGGGCTTCTAAGTAGCCCCATCAAATATATTAAGAGGCCCAATAAACTCATGTTTGTGGTTCCTAACGTCACTGCCTACACGTAAATGAGGCCTGTTTTAAACATTTTAAAATGAAAGTACTTTCACTCCTTAGGAAGCACTTTTAACTATTTTATGAAAAacctgttaatttttttaataaaaatggaaGCATTTTTTCCGTAAATCATCTCCAAGTGATTTTATAAGGTTTTTTTATATTAGCatcccacaaaatgttgaatgcatcataattaaaatttaatattaaatgatttatttaccctactatgcaatgacaattttgaccttattaggttaaaaaaaatatattctaAATACAcctcaaatcacttttaacgtattatttatcttcttaaaCTATCAAAATCCCTCcgaccctccattgttgaacaaaaccataaacaatgaaactacaaacatgttgattgagaaaaattatttttgacaaatgaaacacgaaatcgatgttttggaagcttcacatgaggtaagacttcatatttttttattgttttagtgattttgacgacattgataattatttaatcttgtttTTGCTACGTTATTCAAGCTTCTATATTCGTATTCATCTTCTAGGGATCATAGGGATTACATAAAGAATTAAATACctaaaattaccaccaaatattaaaaacatacGACATGAGTTTTAatggtggaattgaaaacaacccACATATTCTTTAAATCCCAGGCaacattttttgtcaaaattccaTTCGGCATTTattgtccaaattaaaagctttataagatttgagaaatgtgggttgtatagaaaatatggggtgcatgtagaaaatgtaaggtgtatattgagaatgtgagaTGTGAGGGTATTATGAGGAAGTATgtagggtgtattaagataatttttcattgaaaaagtaaatatggagtgtattaagtatgtgtggcttattcaataatttgtggggtgttaatataataaaccTTTTATAATCCGTACTCACGTTTATCATTTGCTAGTGATTTTATAATCCAAGTACTTTTAAACTGTACTATGAAATATTGTTGGAAGGGTTTTGGAagggtttttattaattagagTTTATGGCTTGTTgggaaataattttaaaatgagtGAAAGTGAGTTTGGTTTAGATGAAGTACCCATTACGTGTTACTTGCAAAAAACACTTTtagcgttttttttttaagattcacttgcatttttactttGGATTGattctaaaaacactttcatcaaaagcacttttaatcattttaaaaaaactTCCAAATTTAAAACGTTTTTAATGATTTCAAAAGTAGTTCCGATCATACCAAatgttttgtcattttgttAAGTTTGAAGTAGTCTCTACTCAGTTGTTGCAAATATGAATTCATTAAACTTGAGGGTCACCCACTATGGAAAAGTACCTAACGTTGACAatctaaattttataaaaaaccaaaatccaaaacattaaaaatatttaaaatgggTGATTAAAATAGGGGCCGAATCCAAAGGGAAAGTATAACTTAACTCTGTTTTTTAAGTGCAGAAGTTGAAGTGTTGGATTGGATTAGCTGCTCTTAATTTAAGATTTAGGGCTTAGTTTGGTGGTAAGCGTGCTGAATCCAGATTCATATACTCACAGAAAATAAAGACCGCAAAATTAGGTGTGGACTGCGCTGTAGAGTATGCTTAAAGTTTAGGGAATATTTGCACATGGTGGGGGTTGGGTTCCTCTGTTTTTTGACTTGATGAGTGTTAGGTTAACCTCTACACTCCTGTAATCTTTCATCGCCTAGGGCATATTCtagttcaaaaattaaaaatttcagaAACAGTGTACCGGATCACTACTAATCAGTACTGATATTACCTCTAAGTTAACTAAGTGTTAAACTTTAAAAGCGGTCTAGCAACACACTTTTAATTAACAACCGAATTTTCCAAACTTAATCATTTTCACATACAAGTGAATGTAAGGTTGTATACAATAGACTAAAAATAAGAACATTGAATGAAAGATTGAGATCCACTTTAGATTTTTGTGTTTGGATTCCGTGAATCGAGAGATCTGGACCACTCAATTTCAATCCTATGACCTTCAATAGTCCATCACAACCCACTTTACAAAAACCTAAAAACTTGAACTGTCTGGATTTCTCGATCCACGATTCCGAACATTCTCGTTCCTTGAATGAGCCTTTTTGTGCAggaaattgcaagaaaaatagtGGTTAGAAGTACTTTCATTGGACCCTAGTCACTCCGGACTGAGTCAGCTCCTTGAAGTCCCCTCAAAATTGGTTAACCTACTGTGCCCTTGTCTTTAGCATTTACTTTGACTAGTTTTCTTAAAACCAATATGAAGACTCCAAAATGCTACACTTCGGTgtaagttcaagtcaaaatcaATATAGTCAATGCAATTGAACTTGATTTGCATTTACTGCTATTTTGTATAGATATAAGAAAATTCAATAACATACTATAAATATTATACGGCGACACTAAGTATACAATAAGTAGTAATGTATCATAATATAGCGTCATTTTATCAAATGTCTAGCattcttttttttaaatcttgatTAAGAGTCTGTCACACGCTCCATTCGAGCATCTTCCCTTGGCCCAACATTTTCATATGCCTCAATTTCTTggaaatttcacaaaaaaaatcatcagaAAAACCTCACAATCACATTAATTTGTGGTCTGACTGATTTGTAACGATAAAGTACAATTAAAAGGAACGGTCGAGTACCTAAAGGACCAGCTGGCAATTTTAAAGCAGAAGACCAAGGAaggagacaaaataaaggatgaCATTTGCCAAGCACAAAATGCTTTGGATTTCTATGGTTGTTTGATGACAAAAGCAAAATAAATGGGTCATCGCTGTCTGATACGCTTACGGAGTTTTGAATAGTCCGAACTACTAGAAAACACCTAATAGTTCAGATGTATGTTTATAAGATTTTTTTGGTCAACAAAAAGAGAGGATGCAATACGAGCACTTCTTAAAAGGTCATCTATCTTAATACGGTTCTTGTTCAAATTCACTTAATATCAAAGTTCTAATAAGATTTGATATAAGtaagttggtatgatcgcatctcCCATTAGAATAGCTAATAAGCAaaaataatttctcaactcagtCATGACTATTCATTTTCTGTGCTACGATATAATGTTATGCTTCTTATTTGTCAAAAATTTAGATTTAACTTCTGTAAATGACGAGTTCTTCTCtccttagtataaaaatattgatgttCTCAAGAAAAAAAACTTCTGTAAATTTTGCGTTCGATTcttcttagtgtaaaaatactTCTGTAAACTTTTGTGGCTGCCGTGATTTGCCGTGCAACTTGGATTGGATTGGCGTGCTGTTTATTAAATTACACATGCCATGTTTCAATCCAAAAATACACTTATTTAGGGTTGGCTATCTTATCTCAGCCCCTATATGGATGTCCCCACTATTCTGTAGTCAATAGGATCAAGTTATTTGTAGTGAAACTTTTtacaaaaacattattttttGTACTTCGGTTCTAACAGGTCTCAACGTTGATCATATACGATGTAagtagtgacggaattaagatTGCATGTGTGGGAGAGTCTCTTACATATATAAGTAATTTGAAAGTGTAAAAGGAGAGATTTGATTAATTTgcataaaattgaaaaacttcAAATTCAGCAGAAATAATTTTAAACATTTCACAACACAGAAACATAAATATGAGGTAAAGGGTAAgcaataatttttaaaaatataagttaaagccaaagaaaaGTTGATATAATAAGGAGGAGAAAATGAAGACTGCACTGCAATAAGAAGAATGGAGAGAAAATGAAACACGTTCTGAAATGGAAAAGAGTTTGGATTGAGAATACACTAGAATTTTAAGAATATTAGACTAGTATTCAACCACATCTGTTAtaataataagaagaaaaaggcAGAACAAGTCCTACTATTCTGGTCCTTTAATGGCTCCGCCATCGAATGTAAGAGTTGTTCTTACTTTGTATTTTTCTCTTATTTATACAAGAGTAAAAAATTAAATACGAGAAAAAGGCTGAGATATTGGGATTAAAGCTATGATATTTGTCCGGTTAGTCCAAGGAATATAAAGTGAAAGGAACTTGCACGAAAGTAATAGAATCATATACTATGAAAGGATTTTACCTTGTTAGTCCCATTTAAATTAAAGGAATGTTTCAAGTTCATCGATTTGCTTGTTCTTTTATAAGAGACGACACatttacaaatattttacaatgtaCAATCAGCTGATTCATCAACGTAAGTCACAACGTGCCACAACATAATATCAAGCtcactataaatatatattatccTCGAGATCCACTTtgattaaataaaaaccaagtATCGCTCGACCAGTTAGTCATGtacaaaaaatgataaaatacttacaaaaatatttttacaatcCGCAAATGTGATTTACGATCGAGCTCATTATACACTCATACAGTCACTATATTAGTTTAAGATGAACTTTGAGACATTCTCCAATTAAGTAGTAACCGAATATTGCTAAACTTGTTGGTAACGTACAAAAATGGTTCTAAGTTATTCAATTTGGTTCTTGACGCGCTTTAGGGAGAGACTTTGGCCATTTccaatttttcattcaaatttcaaaggccCCAAGAGAATGCCCTGCCTTGACTTTTACGTGTTACCATAATGTTTGAGATTTAATAATAGATAGGAAGAATTTTCAGAGTTTACCACAAATCACGTGGCGTGAGAGTTCCTTCGGCCTCTTTTcttagagaaatttttagttgtgacgggaacacaagtagtacatcacgtgttttaatagaaatagtggaaaattttattttttaaattattaactttttagcacacatatcccatcATTTGTTTagtaacacgtgatgtaccactccgtgtaccgatcacactgaaaaatctatcattttcttgtccttttcttcctccctgcaCGTCTTCATGTTTCTCTTTTACTTCTCCTCATCCATGTAAACTAAACTTACGATTTATTTACGAATCAATCACATTTTAGCATGTGCATATAATTTTagaggtgtgatatccacatacccttttttacttctctcacacctttttaattttctgccgtcggatcggatgaattaaaaaagattaaatgacataaattaacaaggggtgtgaaagaagtaaaaatgagtgtgtggatggtgtgtggataacacacccaCACATCCCTAATTTTAATGTATTTCATACTTTTAATTCATTACTTTACATACATTTAGCACGatgaattttgaattgttacaGTGAGACAATGTTCATAATTTAACTTAAATCTTTTCcgtctcaaatttttttttctatgccAATATAAGAGGTACCAAACAGACGATAAAATGTATAAAACCATCGTATTTAGTACCCATCCACAACttattaaattaaaatgttGTGATCCATTCTATTTGTTCATGCAAAAAGAGCATGTACAATATACAAATAGAACTCTTTTTACGTGttggttgaaacttgaaagtccAATATTTCTCTCTTGACAGTCTCTATTATCCGTACCTTTGTCCCTCCCAATTTCATCTGTGAAGTCCGTGACACGGCGACAGACCCTtttctctcactcctctctctctctctctctctctctccccctctctcctcCCAATATCCCACCATAAAACCCCATACCCTTTCCACCGTCTCTctccaattctctctctctctctctctctctctctccctctcccccgCCCTCTCTCTCCAAAAAGCACCAAAACCCTCGAAGATTCCCTTAAAACACAACCCAACACTACAATCTAACTAAGTTCCAAAACCCCACCACCCAAATGTCCCGCCACTACTCCTCCGCTTTCCCTTCTTGCTTCCGCCCCTCCACCTCCATCAACCGTCGCCTCCCACCACCGTCTCCGCCGCCTCCCATCTCCGGGCACCCCAACCTCACCACCTGCCTCTACCACACCGACCACGCCCTCTTCTCCCTCACCTGGTCCCGCTCCTTCCTCGGCCGCTCCCTCCACCTCAACCTCCTCCACCACTCCTTCGACTCGCCCCTCCCTCCGTCGCTCTCCTCCCCTTACTTCCACCTACACATCAAGCCCTTTCTCTTCTGGAAGAAGCACGGCTCCAAGAAGCTCTCCCCCAACATTCTCCTCTTCTGGGACCTCTCCAAAGCCCGGTTCAGCTCCGGACCTGAACCCCAATCCGGGTTCTACATCGCCGTCGTCGTCGACAACGAGATGACCCTCCTCGTCGGCGATTTGACCCGCGAAGCCTACTCCAAGACCCGGGCCCGAAAATCCGAGACTCCGCAAATCCCAATCTTGAAAAGAGAGCACGTCATCGCCAAGAAAATCTACACCACTAAGGCCCGGTTCGGCGGTAAATTGCGGGAGATCCGAATCGATTGCGGGTCAAACGTCGACCCGACCCGGCTCTGCTTTAGCGTCGATGGCCAGGTTGTCCTGCAGATAAAGCGGTTGAAGTGGAAATTCAGAGGGAACGAGCGAATCGAAGTCGACGGGACCCCGCTGCAGATCTCGTGGGACGTCTACAACTGGCTTTTCGAGAGCGACGGTTGCCGCGACGACGGCCACGCGGTGTTCATGTTCAGATTCGAAGAAGACGAGGAGATTAAAGAGAACAATTACCAACTGGGTCATCTGAATTCGTGGAATTTCGGGATGAGCGGGATTGAGTGGCGGAAGATGGGGAAGAGCTTGTCTTCTTCGTCGGTTTCGATGTCGTCGGCGGGGTCTTCCGGTGGAAGTTCGTCGGTAATGGAGTGGGCGAGCACGGAGGAGAGCGAGCTCAGCGGCGGTCCTGCTGGGTTTTCTTTGCTGGTTTATGCCTGGAAAAGGTgaagtccagtccagtccaatcCAATCAATTCAGTTAAATTCTTGAAGCTACCagtatagtgtgtgtgtgtttgagaTGTTAATCCTTGGTGGGATTGGATTATATAATGATTAGCTTGTAATCTCTTACTAACCCATTTGTTTGTTGAACATAAATCGAATAAATTCCGATTTAATTGAGAAGCATAAAttacgaaattcataaataattagAGCTAACAAATATATCTAGCTAGTTACTAATTACTATACTTGGCAAGTAAAAGAGAAACCCGGCTGGTTTCCTGTTGttgattttttgtaattttcgtGTTGTTTATGTAATGAAGTTTGTGAAAGATTGAAGGAAAACATCAGCATTTCCTCTCCCATCGTGTTAATAGTTCAAATTGTTATGAGCGTTTATTCGAGCTTCATTTGTTGTAAGGAAATTCCCACACAATATTTGGTACCAAGTGGTGATTGCCTTCATGATTTGGACATTGTTTTTCAAGTCGCTGTGACttgcatttaattttttaagaaaactaatggaaatg
Above is a window of Malus sylvestris chromosome 15, drMalSylv7.2, whole genome shotgun sequence DNA encoding:
- the LOC126605756 gene encoding uncharacterized protein LOC126605756, encoding MSRHYSSAFPSCFRPSTSINRRLPPPSPPPPISGHPNLTTCLYHTDHALFSLTWSRSFLGRSLHLNLLHHSFDSPLPPSLSSPYFHLHIKPFLFWKKHGSKKLSPNILLFWDLSKARFSSGPEPQSGFYIAVVVDNEMTLLVGDLTREAYSKTRARKSETPQIPILKREHVIAKKIYTTKARFGGKLREIRIDCGSNVDPTRLCFSVDGQVVLQIKRLKWKFRGNERIEVDGTPLQISWDVYNWLFESDGCRDDGHAVFMFRFEEDEEIKENNYQLGHLNSWNFGMSGIEWRKMGKSLSSSSVSMSSAGSSGGSSSVMEWASTEESELSGGPAGFSLLVYAWKR